The Medicago truncatula cultivar Jemalong A17 chromosome 7, MtrunA17r5.0-ANR, whole genome shotgun sequence genome includes the window tcctttttttctccccattgtttttgaccaataagaaaagagaaaaacaaagttgtcactaaagttgtcataaaatggatgtacaaatatcattgctcttacGATAAATAGCACCCAATTCAAAATAGGTAAAACTTTCAAACTATCAATGTAAGTAATAGTCAAATACATCTTGTCATCCAATAAGTAAATTAATTGTATCAGgttattaatttttaagtttttttgttttagatagATGCTTTAAGTCTCATTGCATGCGCAACGTTGGCCTTTTTTACAGtcatgtaatttttgttttttaatggaGTTGTagcttttgtacaactttctctttcatactcacatgatgttcttattctctctcttcctttttttctccccattgtttttgaccaataagaaaagagaaaaacaaagttgtcactaaagttgtcataaaatggatgtacaaatatcattgctcttacGATAAATAGCACCCAATTCAAAATAGGTAAAACTTTCAAACTATCAATGTAAGTAATAGTCAAATACATCTTGTCATCCAATAAGTAAATTAATTGTATCAGgttattaatttttaagtttttttgttttagatagATGCTTTAAGTCTCATTGCATGCGCAACGTTGGCCTTTTTTACAGtcatgtaatttttgttttttaatggaGTTAAAGAGAAACTCAAAAAATGGCAACGGAGTGCGCATGTAATATGACTTAAATTGCctatatgaagaaaataaacttaaaggattaataaaattaaacagaACGAAAGATTTATTTTGCGCAAGTGATAAGTAAACAACACTATTATGAATGGGAGTAATAAGTAATTCCTAAAAACTGAGATTATGTACGTATACTTTGTTTGTGGATGTAGGTTTTCCAGTTTGCTTATAAATATAGGGGATCCTACAGCAATAGCTTGAAGCCTGTTGTATCAGGTAAAGTTCTGATATTCCTATGTGCACATttgctattttattttgtaggaaaaTACTCAAAAACACTATATTGATTGCTTTGAAAATATGTCGGGATGAGTTGTTGTGGGGTGCTGCTTGGCTTCACAAGGCCACTAAGAACCTAATGTACTTAAACTACATTAAGGTTAATGGACAGATACATGGGGCTGATGTGACTGATAATACCTTTGGATGGGATAACAAACATGCTGGAGCAAGGATACTCCTTTCTAAGGTCCAAAATTTCCATTTTCCATTATCTTAATTGCACATTAAAAACACTTTCATTTCATACTCACAATGGTGCTTTTGATTTTAGGAATTTCTAGTTCAGAAAGTGGAATCCCTTTATGCTACAAGGGTCATGCAGACAATTTTATATGTTCTGCTATCCCTGGAGACTCTCTCTTCCTCCCAATATACACCAGGTGAGTGAGGTTCCATTTTCATCTTTCTCttaattactctctctctccCAATGATCTCAAGTCTCAACTGTGTGCTGTGGTCAAATTTCAGGTGGGctttttgttgtgaattcgttgagaaaaacacaccaataaaaaacttgatgcgtggagcaaattaatgTGCAATTAAGATAAAAGGAATCAAAGcaagcgggtagcaaataatccaaaacaaaagtaaacagcaagagataaaaggaagaagaagaataacacaagaatttgtttacccagttcggtctaatgatgacctagtctagggagagagcagctctccgttcccctataatgatatgagtttctttacaaagagatattgagttacaagaatcagtcttcaaacctaattctacccaagtcccagcctcttcccgtgaccaagagactcaatcctaatagtgctttgttcaaggtgaatcaaaacaatcccaaccccTAGTGTTGTTGCAAAGaaaattctctataaaccctagtttgtatgttggtttctaaaccctgtttttctacacactttatcATCTTATACAaggcttatatttatagtggaaagtaaacccttaaaaaactgaaacaaatctttaCTGAAAATACGTTTTAAAAATATCTTCAGCGcgtccatcgtggcacgatgcgGCTTCATCGTGGCACGAAAATTCCAGTAGCTTCCTCAGAATCttgcttcaacaatcgtggcgcgatgcttctccatcgtggcacaATTCTccagaattttgattttaagttaactctcacactTTTGTTCAAGATGAATGATAGTAACATGCAATATGTCACGTCCACATCCTTTCTACTCTTAACTTATGCAAAATACTTAACTACTTCACATACTGTTGTGAACTGTGGTGGAACCATCATAACTCCAAAGAGCCTAAAAACTATAGCCAAACAACAGGTACAAAAAGGAGACATTGTCTCAGTCTACCTCGTTATTTCACTAAATActctttgattttgttttctttgtacAAATTTCTCTAAGAATGTTGTATTCTTGTTATTTTCTAGGTTGATTACTTGTTGGGAGACAACCCATTGAAGATGTCATACATGGTGGGGTTTGGTACAAGGTACCCACAAAGGATACACCATAGGGGATCATCACTTCCATCTATTGCTGTTCACCCTGGCAAGATCCAATGTTCAGAAGGATTCAGTGTAATGGACTCACAATCCCCTAACCCCAACATTCTAGTGGGTACAGTTGTTGGGGGACCTGATTTGCATGATAGCTTTCCAGATGAACGTTCAGATTATGAGCAATCAGAGCCAGCTACTTACATCAATGCACCTCTTGTAGGAGCATTGGCTTATCTTGCACATTCATTTGGACAACTCCAAAGAGCACTTCTACAGCACGTTTTGTGCATCTCTTGTTTTAATTATTCGTCACTTTAAGCTGATTTTGATAGTTTGTATTGTGTTGAAAATAGCATGTTAAAGAGTGTATTCTTAACATGATTCTAGCCGTTAATTACTCTCACACTTTTAAGGTAAATTCTCAGTCAAAagtattcactttaaaaaattagatcCGTATGAAAGAAAGGAGATAAATGCATGCAATACGGGAAAGATTATATAACGTCAAGGTGACTTTTCCGCCCTAAAGGCAGAGAATCCATGACCCGAGTACACCTTCACATGATGAACTCACTTGTTCAAAGTTAGGTAAAAGGTTTAGCATGGTTTGTTCTTAGTTCTTACCAATCTTATTCCCGTATCTCATGAAGCTTGTCTTAGGGAAAACAATACAAGAGACATCAACAACCAGTACTCCGCATTTCTGATATAATGAAAGCTAACATAGATGAGCGTCCATGAAATTTCTCCAAGTCAGAAAAACTTTAATTTACAACACAAGAAGCAgacttttatatacatacaagACTCTTATTGTCTGCTGTCATTCCTTGATAAGAACATAGAGCTGCCATACATCAGCTGGTTAATTTGCGTCATCCTTTGCTAGTGGAACAGAATTTGCCTGAAAAATTTGTGACACAAAAAATTGAGATCACTTTCATTTGATTCTATTACACCTGATCTTATAAATTTCAAAGTCACAGAACATATAGATGGTAAAATTTATAATCATAGATCATAGCATACCAAGGGAACGGATGTAAATTGTAATATGACTTACCAAATCACGGAACTTAAGAATGTAGAACATCTCAAGATACCGTCGAGTTTCGCGCCTTTCAAGTTTGGAAACATATTTCCAGAAACTATAAACACCCGCCAAGGTCATAAGCCTTTCAGAATAGATATTCCATGTGTACCTGTTTAATTATTTGCTTAGCATTTTTTTGTCAACAGGAAAATAaatcaacttttaaaaaaaatcacctaCCTTTCAAAAATTCTTTGAAGACCTCCATCAGATATTTTGTTCCAATGGTTTGGATCCTCCTtacatttttggaaaaattcaAGTAATAGCTCTGAAGCTTTGTCGGGATGATAAGGATCAATATGAAATCCTGATACACCATGCTCGATGATCTCAGCAGGACCACCATGGCAAGTAGCAAATGTAGGGAGCCCACAAGTCATGGCCTCCACGACTGTAAGTCCAAAAGCTTCATAGAAAGCAGGCTGCAGCAAGAAAGGAAGAGTTACAAATGAATAATGATGCTTGAGTGGTCAATTAAACAGTAAAAAGTGGTCAGTTAATACCTGAACGAAAGCGCCTTTTGTATCTGCTATGTAACGATACAGCTCCCCGTTACGTGCTCTATTTGTTTGAGCAGTAATCCACCGAAACTCGCCATTCAAATTATACTGCTTCATGAGATCGTGCATCTTCTCAATCTCTGCAATTTCTTCTCTGTCACTGGACTTCTTCACATCAATATAACCAGCTACTACGACAAGGTTGACCAGTTCCCTCAATTTGCTGTTCTTAGCATAGCTTTCTACCAAACCAGTTATGTTTTTAACTCTGTCAAGCCTTGCCATGGAGAAGATTATAGGCTTTGACCGGTCTGCCAGTGAACCGCTGCCACATAGAGACAAAGATAAAATCATTAACGCTCATAGTCACATTTGCATACCTGACAAATGTGACATGCTTTCAAGATATCCTAtcccttataaaaataaacatgtcaAGATCTCTGTGATTTTAAATAAGGTGTTGGTACTGAAGGATGAGTAATGACTTTAAAGTGGAAGCTAACATAATCCATGATTCGTGCTCAGAAGATCAATTACTTAGAGGTATGAACTGTTATAGGAGTAAATAACCTAAATTAAGAAATTCTGCAACTGCAATAGACTCACATGTACTCATCGGTCTGCTCGGTATCATACAATAGCTTTTCAATTGAACCATGCAGAGCTGTGAGTCTTTTCTCCTTTTCAGAACAGGGGAAATATATTGTCATATCTGCTCCAGGAGAGACAATATTGAACTTGGGATCAAAAACATCAATGCCATGGACAACCCTATAGAGTCCAGGAAGAGTAAAAGCCGTGTGACTCTCATACTGGCCAACAGTATTCTTCCTGGAAGACAACATAAgttaagaaaatgaaatgagcaacattattattataaaagaaaacaaaattatggtAACTTTATCtccaaaataaatattcaacaacttataaaagcaatg containing:
- the LOC25499614 gene encoding endoglucanase 17; this translates as MVVTPYLSGLNNITEWKILKNTILIALKICRDELLWGAAWLHKATKNLMYLNYIKVNGQIHGADVTDNTFGWDNKHAGARILLSKEFLVQKVESLYATRVMQTILYVLLSLETLSSSQYTPGGLFVMNDSNMQYVTSTSFLLLTYAKYLTTSHTVVNCGGTIITPKSLKTIAKQQVDYLLGDNPLKMSYMVGFGTRYPQRIHHRGSSLPSIAVHPGKIQCSEGFSVMDSQSPNPNILVGTVVGGPDLHDSFPDERSDYEQSEPATYINAPLVGALAYLAHSFGQLQRALLQHVLCISCFNYSSL